A part of Podarcis muralis chromosome 15, rPodMur119.hap1.1, whole genome shotgun sequence genomic DNA contains:
- the LOC144325707 gene encoding uncharacterized protein LOC144325707 yields the protein MTCSQVKTVQRIIRDLQHLLDNDSYLSQAPGGKPFIAYRKPPNLKQLLTHNNTRTRLNMDTGTRACNKSISQLCCYIHPDSIIIGPNNIKHTISGLFNCSSSNIIYAIKCQQCPSALSIGQIGQTLRQRINGHKSDIRNHKTEKPIGEPFSLPGHYVQDLRVAVLLQKNFRHTLEREIAELQHITKLKAMERPGLNRDIGFMSHYTY from the exons atgACATG CTCTCAAGTTAAAACAgttcaacgcatcatcagagatttgCAACATCTCTTAGATAATGACAGCTATCTTTCCCAAGCTCCGGGAGGaaaacctttcattgcctacagaaagccacccaatcttaaacagcTCCTCACACACAATAATACAAGaaccagacttaacatggacactggcACAAGAGCCTGCAATAAATCAATAAGCCAACTTTGCTGCTACATACACCCGGACAGCATCATTATTGGCCCCAataacatcaaacataccatctcaggcctATTTAATTGTTCATCTTCCAACATTATCTATgctatcaaatgccaacagtgcccttcagctctctctaTTGGACAAATAGGACAAACtttacgccaaaggataaatgggcataaatctgacatcaggaatcataaAACAGAGAAACCAATAGGAGAGcccttcagtctcccaggacattatGTGCAGGATCTTAGAGTGGCTGTCTTACTGCAAAAGAATTTTAGACATACACTTGAAAGAGAAATTGCTGAATTACAACACATTACCAAACTAAAagctatggagagacctggtctgaatagagatattggattcatgTCCCATTATACATACTAA